One segment of Trachemys scripta elegans isolate TJP31775 chromosome 1, CAS_Tse_1.0, whole genome shotgun sequence DNA contains the following:
- the NUDT5 gene encoding ADP-sugar pyrophosphatase isoform X1 has protein sequence MHRGGRSGSRDPEGKSARVEGWGLSDPCARLGAGSERGGAAGEGPGQPVTAQRVTVRGGWREGPRRVESGSVDLVQETSLKMENNTTTEILKSTRPSILKEEAIAERKWVKLEQTTYVDPSGKTRIWETVKRTTKKEDSSADGVSVIPVLQRTLHYDCIVLVKQFRPPMGGYCLEFPAGLIEGNESPESAALRELEEETGYKGDIVECSPAVCLDPGLTNCTTHIVTVTINGDDACNTRPMQKPEEGEFVEVVSLPKNDLLQRIEELVAEDHILVDARVYAYALALKHATQKPLQVPFMKF, from the exons ATGCACAGGGGCGGAAGGAGCGGCAGCCGAGACCCGGAAGGGAAATCGGCGAGGGTGGAAGGTTGGGGGTTAAGCGATCCCTGCGCGAGGCTGGGAGCGGGCAGTGAGCGcggaggagcagctggggagggtcCCGGCCAGCCAGTCACCGCGCAGAGGGTAACGGTCAGAGGCGGCTGGAGGGAGGGGCCACGCCGTGTGGAGAGCGG TAGTGTGGACTTGGTGCAGGAGACATCCCTGAAAATGGAAAACAACACAACCACAGAGATTCTGAAATCTACCAGACCATCCATCCTTAAAGAAGAG GCAATCGCAGAAAGAAAATGGGTGAAGCTTGAACAGACGACCTATGTTGATCCCTCAGGTAAAACCAG AATTTGGGAAACCGTAAAGCGTACTACCAAGAAAGAGGACAGTTCAGCTGATG GTGTATCAGTTATACCTGTGTTACAAAGAACTCTCCACTATGATTGCATTGTTCTAGTGAAACAATTCAGGCCTCCAATGGGAGGGTATTGCTTGGAATTCCCTGCAG GCCTCATTGAGGGAAATGAAAGCCCAGAAAGCGCTGCCTTGCGAGAGTTGGAGGAAGAAACGGGGTACAAAGGGGATATCGTTGAATGTTCTCCAG CTGTTTGCTTGGACCCTGGTTTGACAAACTGCACAACGCACATTGTGACAGTCACCATTAATGGAGATGATGCTTGTAATACAAGACCCATGCAAAAGCCTG AGGAAGGAG aATTTGTGGAAGTTGTTTCACTACCAAAGAATGATCTACTGCAGAGAATTGAAG AGCTAGTGGCAGAAGACCATATTTTAGTGGATGCCAGAGTTTACGCCTATGCATTGGCACTGAAGCATGCAACACAAAAACCCCTCCAAGTGCCTTTTATGAAGTTCTAA
- the NUDT5 gene encoding ADP-sugar pyrophosphatase isoform X2, whose product MENNTTTEILKSTRPSILKEEAIAERKWVKLEQTTYVDPSGKTRIWETVKRTTKKEDSSADGVSVIPVLQRTLHYDCIVLVKQFRPPMGGYCLEFPAAVCLDPGLTNCTTHIVTVTINGDDACNTRPMQKPEEGEFVEVVSLPKNDLLQRIEELVAEDHILVDARVYAYALALKHATQKPLQVPFMKF is encoded by the exons ATGGAAAACAACACAACCACAGAGATTCTGAAATCTACCAGACCATCCATCCTTAAAGAAGAG GCAATCGCAGAAAGAAAATGGGTGAAGCTTGAACAGACGACCTATGTTGATCCCTCAGGTAAAACCAG AATTTGGGAAACCGTAAAGCGTACTACCAAGAAAGAGGACAGTTCAGCTGATG GTGTATCAGTTATACCTGTGTTACAAAGAACTCTCCACTATGATTGCATTGTTCTAGTGAAACAATTCAGGCCTCCAATGGGAGGGTATTGCTTGGAATTCCCTGCAG CTGTTTGCTTGGACCCTGGTTTGACAAACTGCACAACGCACATTGTGACAGTCACCATTAATGGAGATGATGCTTGTAATACAAGACCCATGCAAAAGCCTG AGGAAGGAG aATTTGTGGAAGTTGTTTCACTACCAAAGAATGATCTACTGCAGAGAATTGAAG AGCTAGTGGCAGAAGACCATATTTTAGTGGATGCCAGAGTTTACGCCTATGCATTGGCACTGAAGCATGCAACACAAAAACCCCTCCAAGTGCCTTTTATGAAGTTCTAA
- the NUDT5 gene encoding ADP-sugar pyrophosphatase isoform X3, which yields MENNTTTEILKSTRPSILKEEAIAERKWVKLEQTTYVDPSGKTRIWETVKRTTKKEDSSADGVSVIPVLQRTLHYDCIVLVKQFRPPMGGYCLEFPAGLIEGNESPESAALRELEEETGYKGDIVECSPAVCLDPGLTNCTTHIVTVTINGDDACNTRPMQKPEEGEFVEVVSLPKNDLLQRIEELVAEDHILVDARVYAYALALKHATQKPLQVPFMKF from the exons ATGGAAAACAACACAACCACAGAGATTCTGAAATCTACCAGACCATCCATCCTTAAAGAAGAG GCAATCGCAGAAAGAAAATGGGTGAAGCTTGAACAGACGACCTATGTTGATCCCTCAGGTAAAACCAG AATTTGGGAAACCGTAAAGCGTACTACCAAGAAAGAGGACAGTTCAGCTGATG GTGTATCAGTTATACCTGTGTTACAAAGAACTCTCCACTATGATTGCATTGTTCTAGTGAAACAATTCAGGCCTCCAATGGGAGGGTATTGCTTGGAATTCCCTGCAG GCCTCATTGAGGGAAATGAAAGCCCAGAAAGCGCTGCCTTGCGAGAGTTGGAGGAAGAAACGGGGTACAAAGGGGATATCGTTGAATGTTCTCCAG CTGTTTGCTTGGACCCTGGTTTGACAAACTGCACAACGCACATTGTGACAGTCACCATTAATGGAGATGATGCTTGTAATACAAGACCCATGCAAAAGCCTG AGGAAGGAG aATTTGTGGAAGTTGTTTCACTACCAAAGAATGATCTACTGCAGAGAATTGAAG AGCTAGTGGCAGAAGACCATATTTTAGTGGATGCCAGAGTTTACGCCTATGCATTGGCACTGAAGCATGCAACACAAAAACCCCTCCAAGTGCCTTTTATGAAGTTCTAA